Proteins encoded by one window of Gemmatimonadota bacterium:
- a CDS encoding arginine--tRNA ligase, whose translation MSDLLREALARVAAEFGAPDLEYSLERPRDPSHGDLSTNLAMQLAKRERSNPRAMADRVVAALALPTSAVQAVEIAGPGFINFRLAADTLSADHARILSEVAGYGRSNTGAGRRVNVEFVSANPTGPLHVGHGRGAALGDGIAALLEWTGHEVTREFYINDAGVQIGRLAESLWARVQQAVGREATIPEGGYHGEYLSENAATLLEKEGRAFADLPTEEGVARCRAAALQMQRAEQDDTLATFGVRFDVTASEQALYDAGAVEAGLKRIAEAGLSYEQDGALWFRTSSFGDEKDRVLRKQDGSYTYFVPDIAYHLDKVARGFDAAIDVWGADHHGYIPRMQGALTALGVPAGWLSVEVVQLVKVVRGEEEVKMSKRSGEFVTLRDLYEEVGVDAARYWFLMRRGDSHLVFDIELAKARTDENPVFYVQMAHARMSGILRNAGFAPEAVQGSLDVAVLEDGDRELLKKLTAFPEAVSRAARDAQPHRVTTYLDELARTTHGWYHGCRVIGEPEPIMQARLLLARAARQVLANGLSLLGISAPDRM comes from the coding sequence GTGAGCGACCTGCTGCGGGAAGCGCTTGCGCGCGTCGCGGCGGAGTTCGGCGCGCCCGACCTCGAGTACTCGCTGGAACGGCCGCGCGATCCGTCGCACGGCGACCTCTCGACCAACCTCGCGATGCAACTCGCCAAGCGCGAGCGGAGCAATCCGCGGGCGATGGCCGACCGCGTCGTCGCGGCGCTCGCCCTGCCGACGTCCGCCGTGCAGGCCGTCGAGATCGCCGGCCCCGGCTTCATCAACTTCCGCCTCGCCGCCGACACCCTCTCGGCCGATCACGCCCGCATCCTCTCGGAAGTCGCCGGCTACGGCCGCTCGAACACCGGCGCCGGCCGCCGCGTGAATGTGGAATTCGTCTCCGCGAACCCGACCGGCCCGCTGCACGTGGGGCATGGTCGCGGCGCGGCGCTGGGCGACGGCATCGCCGCGCTGCTCGAGTGGACCGGTCACGAGGTGACCCGCGAGTTCTACATCAACGACGCCGGCGTGCAGATCGGCCGACTCGCCGAATCGCTCTGGGCGCGGGTGCAGCAGGCGGTCGGTCGCGAGGCGACCATCCCCGAGGGTGGCTACCACGGCGAGTACCTCTCGGAGAATGCCGCCACGCTGCTCGAGAAGGAGGGGCGCGCCTTTGCGGACCTCCCGACCGAGGAAGGGGTCGCCCGCTGCCGTGCCGCCGCGCTCCAGATGCAGCGCGCCGAGCAGGACGACACCCTGGCGACCTTCGGCGTCCGCTTCGACGTGACCGCCTCGGAGCAGGCGCTCTACGATGCCGGTGCGGTCGAGGCCGGGCTGAAGCGCATTGCCGAAGCGGGGCTGTCATACGAGCAGGACGGGGCACTCTGGTTCCGCACCTCGTCGTTCGGCGACGAGAAGGATCGCGTCCTCCGGAAGCAGGATGGGTCGTACACCTACTTCGTTCCCGACATCGCCTACCACCTCGACAAGGTCGCGCGCGGCTTCGACGCGGCGATCGACGTCTGGGGCGCCGACCACCACGGCTACATCCCGCGGATGCAGGGCGCCCTCACGGCGCTCGGCGTGCCCGCCGGCTGGCTGAGTGTGGAAGTGGTGCAGTTGGTGAAGGTCGTGCGCGGCGAGGAAGAGGTGAAGATGTCGAAGCGCTCGGGGGAGTTCGTCACCCTGCGCGACCTCTACGAGGAAGTCGGTGTCGACGCCGCGCGCTACTGGTTCCTGATGCGCCGCGGCGACTCGCACCTGGTCTTCGACATCGAGCTCGCCAAGGCGCGCACCGACGAGAACCCGGTCTTCTACGTCCAGATGGCGCACGCCCGGATGAGCGGCATCCTCCGGAACGCCGGCTTCGCCCCCGAGGCGGTGCAGGGGTCGCTGGATGTCGCGGTGCTCGAAGACGGCGACCGCGAACTCCTCAAGAAGCTCACGGCCTTCCCCGAGGCGGTCAGCCGCGCGGCGCGCGATGCGCAGCCGCACCGGGTCACGACCTATCTCGACGAGCTGGCCCGCACCACCCATGGCTGGTATCACGGCTGCCGCGTGATCGGCGAACCCGAGCCGATCATGCAGGCCCGCCTCCTCCTTGCCCGTGCCGCGCGCCAGGTGCTCGCGAACGGCCTCTCTCTCCTCGGGATCTCGGCTCCCGACCGGATGTAA
- a CDS encoding phosphoribosylformylglycinamidine cyclo-ligase has product MTTPQSQYAAAGVDLSQAEIAKARIGELVAATRTPLSVGAVGAFGGMVRIPVGMRSPVLVMSTDGVGTKVLVAMQAGRFDTVGEDLVNHSVNDILVHGAQPIAFMDYIAGHRLPVEMIAGVVEGIARGCQAHGMALAGGETAAMPGLYAEKTFDLAGTIIGVVEEDQAMHGAAIVPGDVLIAYEASGLHTNGYTLARRVLLDVMGLALDATLPGGDVTVADALLAVHRSYVAAIKPALPQIHGLAHITGGGIAGNLVRVLPEGCEAVVDPRSWEWPLLCRVIAKGGRVDLAEMRDVFNLGVGMIAAVPAASVDAVRQTATAAGVPTWVCGSVRAGPTRVVFAD; this is encoded by the coding sequence ATGACCACGCCGCAGTCGCAGTACGCCGCGGCCGGCGTCGACCTGTCGCAGGCCGAGATCGCCAAGGCGCGCATCGGCGAGCTCGTCGCCGCGACGCGCACGCCGCTCTCGGTGGGTGCGGTCGGCGCCTTCGGGGGCATGGTGCGGATCCCCGTCGGGATGCGCTCGCCCGTGCTGGTGATGAGCACCGACGGCGTCGGCACCAAGGTGCTGGTGGCGATGCAGGCCGGCCGCTTCGACACCGTCGGCGAGGATCTTGTCAACCATTCGGTGAACGACATCCTCGTGCACGGCGCGCAGCCGATCGCCTTCATGGACTACATCGCCGGGCACCGGCTGCCGGTCGAGATGATCGCCGGCGTGGTCGAGGGGATCGCCCGCGGCTGCCAGGCCCACGGGATGGCGCTCGCCGGCGGCGAGACCGCAGCGATGCCCGGCCTCTACGCCGAGAAGACCTTCGACCTCGCCGGGACGATCATCGGCGTCGTCGAGGAGGACCAGGCGATGCACGGCGCGGCGATCGTGCCGGGCGACGTGCTGATTGCCTACGAGGCGAGCGGCCTGCACACCAACGGCTACACCCTCGCACGGCGCGTGCTCCTCGACGTGATGGGGCTCGCGCTCGACGCAACGCTCCCCGGTGGCGACGTGACGGTGGCCGATGCGCTGCTGGCGGTGCATCGCAGCTACGTCGCAGCGATCAAGCCGGCGCTGCCGCAGATCCACGGACTGGCCCACATCACTGGTGGCGGCATCGCGGGCAATCTCGTCCGCGTCCTCCCCGAGGGATGCGAGGCCGTGGTCGATCCGCGGTCGTGGGAGTGGCCGCTGCTCTGCCGCGTGATCGCGAAAGGCGGCCGGGTGGATCTCGCCGAGATGCGCGACGTCTTCAATTTGGGCGTCGGGATGATCGCGGCGGTGCCTGCCGCGTCGGTCGATGCAGTGCGTCAGACGGCGACCGCCGCCGGCGTGCCGACGTGGGTGTGCGGCAGCGTCCGCGCCGGCCCGACCCGCGTCGTCTTCGCCGACTGA
- a CDS encoding serine/threonine protein kinase → MADLATELQQALGDDYVLDRELGRGGMGAVWLARDAHLHRSVAIKVLPPELAAHHDLRERFLRETRMAASFSHPHIVPVHAVEERGGMLAFVMGFVDGESLGARVRRAGPVPVQEAVRLLQEVAWALSYAHGRGVVHRDVKPDNILIERATQRALVTDFGIARSTTAAPADGLTRVGEVVGTPHFMSPEQAAGDVLDGRSDLYSLGIVGFFALTGRLPFEGSTPTSLLAMHLTQAPPSVGAFRPDAPAELVEAIDRCLAKAPEDRWPDGESLAAALDGMRRTAPEVAPQVRVFLQRFGASVFAIGALTMVTVLVVDRASNARNDGDIFLVGVVTLAAVWGLVVQAGGRVRMLLRQGFRYRDVYAASGALIAEETLTRDAIRSMPDEMQRRKRRIQIAIFSLAWAPVATWLVRTYMRFRPVDRPLMWQVTMPGLVIALSAAIAFGLGVTMLASDPLKPNPFLKLQGLFWRGPLGRLVFRIAGYRMPGGGDVTLGSTGAAGSARVTGAGHATALAALPKALRQGLGDAAPRMAKLAEELPALRQRENDLVAAIAEAGEGAGKAEGAVAARREELRQELATHLEATRQRQVQISDALELARLELVRLRTGLGSADAVRRALEL, encoded by the coding sequence ATGGCCGACCTGGCCACCGAGCTGCAGCAGGCGCTCGGCGACGACTACGTTCTCGATCGGGAGCTGGGGCGCGGCGGGATGGGCGCCGTCTGGCTCGCGCGCGACGCGCACCTGCATCGGTCGGTGGCGATCAAGGTGCTGCCGCCCGAGCTCGCGGCGCATCACGACCTCCGCGAGCGCTTCCTCCGCGAGACGCGGATGGCGGCGTCGTTCTCGCACCCGCACATCGTCCCGGTGCACGCCGTCGAAGAACGCGGCGGGATGCTCGCCTTCGTCATGGGCTTCGTCGACGGCGAGTCGCTCGGTGCGCGTGTCCGGCGCGCCGGCCCTGTTCCGGTGCAGGAGGCGGTGCGGCTGCTGCAGGAAGTGGCGTGGGCCCTGTCGTATGCGCACGGACGCGGGGTGGTCCATCGCGACGTCAAGCCCGACAACATCCTGATCGAGCGTGCCACGCAGCGCGCGCTGGTCACCGACTTCGGCATCGCGCGTAGCACCACCGCGGCCCCAGCCGATGGGCTCACGCGCGTCGGCGAAGTCGTCGGCACGCCGCACTTCATGAGCCCGGAGCAGGCAGCCGGTGACGTCCTCGATGGCCGCAGCGACCTCTACTCCCTCGGCATCGTCGGCTTCTTTGCCCTGACTGGGCGGCTGCCGTTCGAGGGATCGACACCGACCTCGTTGCTCGCGATGCACCTGACGCAGGCGCCGCCCTCCGTGGGTGCCTTCCGCCCCGATGCGCCGGCCGAGCTGGTCGAGGCGATCGATCGCTGCCTCGCCAAGGCTCCGGAGGATCGCTGGCCCGACGGCGAGTCGCTTGCCGCGGCCCTCGACGGGATGCGCCGCACCGCACCGGAAGTCGCGCCGCAGGTCCGCGTCTTCCTGCAGCGCTTCGGCGCCTCGGTCTTTGCCATCGGTGCGCTGACCATGGTGACGGTTCTCGTCGTGGACCGCGCCAGCAACGCCCGCAACGACGGCGACATCTTCCTCGTCGGCGTGGTCACCCTCGCGGCAGTCTGGGGCCTCGTCGTGCAGGCGGGGGGCCGCGTCCGGATGCTGCTCCGCCAGGGCTTCCGCTATCGCGACGTCTACGCCGCCTCCGGGGCGCTGATCGCCGAGGAGACGCTCACCCGCGACGCCATCCGCTCGATGCCCGACGAAATGCAGCGCCGAAAGCGCCGCATCCAGATCGCGATCTTCTCGCTGGCGTGGGCTCCGGTGGCGACCTGGCTGGTCCGCACGTATATGCGATTCCGTCCGGTCGACCGGCCATTGATGTGGCAGGTCACCATGCCTGGCCTCGTGATCGCTCTGTCGGCCGCGATCGCCTTCGGCCTCGGCGTCACCATGCTCGCCTCCGATCCGCTGAAGCCGAATCCGTTCCTGAAGCTGCAGGGGCTCTTCTGGCGCGGCCCGCTTGGTCGCCTCGTCTTCCGGATCGCCGGCTATCGGATGCCCGGTGGCGGCGACGTCACCCTCGGCTCGACCGGGGCGGCAGGCTCGGCCCGCGTGACCGGTGCCGGACATGCCACCGCTCTCGCGGCGCTGCCCAAGGCGCTCCGGCAGGGGCTCGGTGACGCTGCGCCGCGAATGGCGAAGCTCGCCGAGGAACTCCCGGCGCTGCGGCAGCGGGAGAATGACCTGGTGGCGGCGATCGCCGAGGCCGGTGAGGGTGCTGGCAAGGCGGAGGGCGCCGTGGCGGCGCGCCGTGAGGAGCTCCGTCAGGAACTCGCCACCCACCTCGAGGCGACCCGCCAGCGGCAGGTGCAGATCAGCGACGCCCTCGAGCTCGCCCGCCTCGAGCTGGTCCGCCTCCGGACCGGCCTCGGTTCGGCCGACGCCGTTCGCCGCGCGCTGGAGCTCTAG
- a CDS encoding sugar kinase gives MTLLVVGSVALDSVFTPFGETADALGGSAVHFAVAASLLHPVRVVGIVGEDYPVAELERLAPRGIDWSGVEQVPGESFRWKGKYSYDLQSRETLETRLGVFADFRPKLPAGAEAAKYVFLGNIDPELQLSVLDQVTAPKLVACDTMNYWIQSKRDTLMQLLKRVDMLMVNDSEARELSGDWNIHRAGRWILDRGPKRVVIKQGEFGALLIEPGRTFHIPAYPLEEVFDPTGAGDAFAGGFMGYLAREDATDTDHLRRAMVYGAAMGSYSVSGFDVKGFEGVSPAQLEERVRHFVDLTNIPRAERVG, from the coding sequence ATGACGCTTCTCGTCGTTGGCAGCGTGGCACTCGACTCCGTCTTCACCCCGTTCGGGGAGACGGCCGATGCCCTCGGTGGCAGTGCGGTCCACTTCGCGGTGGCCGCGTCGCTCCTCCATCCGGTGCGCGTGGTCGGCATCGTCGGCGAGGATTACCCGGTCGCCGAGCTGGAGCGCCTCGCACCGCGCGGCATCGACTGGTCGGGCGTCGAGCAGGTGCCGGGCGAGTCGTTCCGCTGGAAGGGGAAGTACTCCTACGACCTGCAGAGCCGCGAGACGCTCGAGACGCGCCTCGGCGTCTTTGCCGACTTCCGGCCGAAGCTCCCCGCCGGTGCCGAAGCCGCGAAGTACGTCTTCCTCGGCAACATCGACCCCGAGCTGCAGCTCTCCGTGCTCGACCAGGTCACCGCGCCGAAGCTCGTCGCCTGCGACACGATGAACTACTGGATCCAGTCGAAGCGCGACACGCTGATGCAGCTGCTGAAGCGCGTCGACATGCTGATGGTCAACGACTCCGAGGCGCGCGAGCTCTCCGGTGACTGGAACATCCACCGCGCCGGCCGCTGGATCCTCGATCGCGGTCCGAAGCGCGTGGTCATCAAGCAGGGCGAGTTCGGCGCGCTGCTGATCGAGCCGGGCCGCACCTTCCACATTCCGGCCTATCCGCTCGAGGAAGTCTTCGATCCGACCGGCGCGGGCGACGCCTTCGCGGGCGGCTTCATGGGCTACCTCGCGCGCGAGGATGCGACCGACACCGATCACCTCCGCCGCGCGATGGTGTACGGCGCGGCGATGGGGTCGTACTCGGTCTCCGGCTTCGACGTGAAGGGCTTCGAGGGCGTGTCGCCCGCGCAGCTTGAGGAGCGCGTGCGCCACTTCGTCGACCTGACCAACATCCCGCGCGCGGAGCGGGTCGGATGA
- a CDS encoding zinc ribbon domain-containing protein — protein MPTYEYRCDEGHAFERIQKMSDKPLTKCPECGAKASRQISGGSGLIFKGSGFYITDYGKDGKGARKDPPAEGAAPKAEKSEKSESAPAKEAAAPKVEAPKPAAKTTPSAS, from the coding sequence ATGCCGACCTACGAATACCGCTGCGACGAGGGCCATGCCTTCGAACGCATCCAGAAGATGTCCGACAAGCCGCTCACCAAGTGTCCTGAATGCGGGGCCAAGGCGAGCCGGCAGATTTCTGGTGGCTCGGGCCTGATCTTCAAGGGCAGTGGTTTCTACATCACCGATTACGGCAAGGACGGGAAGGGCGCGCGGAAGGATCCGCCGGCCGAGGGTGCCGCGCCGAAGGCCGAGAAGAGCGAGAAGTCCGAGAGCGCACCGGCCAAGGAAGCGGCCGCCCCGAAGGTCGAGGCGCCGAAGCCGGCGGCCAAGACCACGCCGAGCGCGTCGTGA
- a CDS encoding riboflavin synthase yields MFTGLITAVGVVEAVTAQDGGRDLVIRAPWDDVVLGESIAVDGACLTVTRAEPGHFAVHVVVTSLDRTAIGDYVAGRRVNLERALRVGDRLGGHLVQGHVDGVGTITAVVQREDAWLIDVAVPPVVANVSIPLGSITVDGVSLTVNAIPAPGTIQLSIIPFTLEHTTLGDRRPGDRVQLEGDTVGKYVRELGGAWRSGEAG; encoded by the coding sequence ATGTTCACCGGATTGATCACGGCGGTGGGAGTGGTGGAGGCGGTGACCGCGCAGGACGGCGGTCGCGACCTCGTCATTCGCGCGCCGTGGGATGACGTCGTCCTCGGCGAGAGCATCGCTGTCGACGGCGCCTGCCTCACCGTGACCCGAGCTGAGCCCGGCCACTTTGCCGTACATGTCGTGGTGACCTCGCTCGACCGGACCGCAATCGGCGATTACGTCGCCGGGCGTCGTGTGAACCTCGAACGCGCCCTGCGCGTCGGCGACCGCCTCGGTGGCCATCTGGTGCAGGGGCACGTCGATGGCGTCGGCACCATCACCGCGGTGGTCCAGCGCGAGGATGCCTGGCTGATCGACGTCGCCGTCCCGCCCGTGGTCGCGAACGTGTCGATTCCACTCGGCTCGATCACGGTGGATGGCGTCTCGCTGACGGTCAACGCGATCCCCGCACCCGGCACGATCCAGCTCTCGATCATTCCGTTTACCTTGGAGCACACCACGCTCGGCGACCGCCGACCCGGTGATCGCGTTCAGTTGGAAGGAGATACGGTGGGGAAGTACGTCCGTGAGCTGGGTGGCGCATGGCGCAGTGGGGAGGCTGGATGA
- a CDS encoding esterase, with protein sequence MPPEYRSLVVPRHARIGVVGDPATATEAWLILHGYGMMAQGILHWFEAAERPGRVLVAPEGLSRFYQERNGIRTVGASWMTREDRDHELEDQQGYLDRVVEEVIGQIPRLEVHGFSQGVAAASRWVARGVRPVARLVCWGGTVAPEVDPLALSRAVQGAPIEMIVGNRDKWVAPEAVAADVDKLVAAGCPARLHGFDGGHRVDNGVLAHLELLAVPRL encoded by the coding sequence GTGCCCCCCGAATACCGCTCGCTCGTTGTCCCCAGGCACGCGCGTATTGGCGTGGTGGGCGACCCGGCCACCGCCACCGAGGCGTGGCTGATCCTCCACGGCTACGGGATGATGGCGCAGGGCATCCTGCACTGGTTCGAGGCCGCCGAGCGGCCCGGACGCGTCCTGGTGGCGCCTGAGGGGCTCTCTCGCTTCTACCAGGAGCGGAATGGTATCCGGACAGTGGGCGCGTCGTGGATGACACGGGAGGACCGCGACCACGAGTTGGAGGATCAGCAGGGGTACCTGGACCGGGTGGTCGAGGAGGTCATCGGCCAGATTCCTCGGCTCGAGGTCCACGGCTTCTCGCAGGGCGTGGCGGCGGCGAGTCGGTGGGTGGCCCGAGGCGTTCGGCCCGTGGCTCGGCTGGTCTGCTGGGGCGGGACAGTCGCCCCCGAGGTCGATCCGCTGGCGCTCAGCCGAGCGGTGCAGGGGGCCCCGATCGAGATGATTGTGGGAAACCGCGACAAGTGGGTGGCACCTGAAGCGGTCGCCGCGGATGTGGATAAGCTGGTTGCTGCGGGGTGTCCGGCGCGGCTGCATGGCTTCGATGGAGGGCACCGTGTGGACAACGGAGTGCTTGCTCATCTGGAGCTGCTGGCCGTGCCGCGACTGTGA
- a CDS encoding 6,7-dimethyl-8-ribityllumazine synthase encodes MMPEYTGRLHAIGRVAIIVSRYHERVTSRLLDGARTTCLEAGIADEDVDTLWVSGAFELGVTAMAAAHSGRYSAVVALGAVVRGETPHFDFVAGETAAALSRAATETLVPVGFGLLTCDTMDEAVARAGGAAGNKGQEAAEAALRAADLLMQLELEPDSE; translated from the coding sequence CTGATGCCCGAATACACTGGACGCCTGCACGCGATCGGGCGGGTGGCGATCATCGTCTCTCGCTATCACGAGCGGGTGACTTCCCGCCTGCTTGACGGGGCGCGCACGACCTGCCTCGAAGCCGGCATCGCCGACGAGGACGTCGACACCCTCTGGGTCAGTGGGGCATTCGAACTCGGGGTCACCGCGATGGCGGCGGCGCACAGTGGACGGTACTCGGCGGTCGTTGCGCTGGGCGCGGTCGTCCGGGGCGAGACGCCGCACTTCGACTTCGTCGCCGGCGAGACGGCCGCGGCGTTGTCGCGGGCGGCGACGGAGACCCTCGTGCCCGTCGGCTTCGGGCTGCTGACCTGCGACACGATGGACGAGGCGGTTGCGCGCGCGGGTGGCGCGGCCGGCAACAAGGGGCAGGAAGCGGCCGAAGCAGCACTGCGCGCGGCAGATCTGTTGATGCAGCTCGAACTCGAACCGGATAGCGAGTGA
- the nusB gene encoding transcription antitermination factor NusB, with protein MLRPETKRRARALQLLYVLETVGDGDQNAASSGLARLTGPEPALHEEAVAIVEGVMLQRDAIDKVAARATEHWRFDRIASVERNILRLGIHELMLGVVPPKVVLDESIWLAHRFAGPKAPSFINGVLDRVARDLGRL; from the coding sequence ATGCTGCGACCAGAAACGAAGCGCCGTGCCCGTGCCCTGCAACTCCTCTATGTCCTCGAGACCGTGGGCGACGGCGACCAGAACGCCGCGTCGAGCGGGCTGGCACGACTGACCGGCCCCGAGCCCGCACTGCACGAGGAAGCGGTGGCAATCGTCGAGGGCGTGATGCTGCAGCGCGACGCGATCGACAAGGTCGCCGCGCGCGCGACGGAGCATTGGCGCTTCGACCGCATCGCCTCGGTCGAGCGCAACATCCTGCGGCTGGGGATTCATGAATTGATGCTCGGCGTGGTGCCGCCGAAGGTGGTGCTGGACGAGTCGATCTGGCTGGCCCACCGCTTCGCTGGCCCGAAGGCGCCCTCGTTCATCAACGGGGTGCTGGACCGGGTGGCTCGCGACTTGGGTCGGTTGTAG
- a CDS encoding bifunctional 3,4-dihydroxy-2-butanone-4-phosphate synthase/GTP cyclohydrolase II, which yields MSPFAPIEQAIADLKAGKLIVVVDDEDRENEGDFVCAAETITPEHINFMLQYGRGWICLALDPADCDRLALTQMVENNTESMSTAFTVTIDAARRFGVTTGISAADRATTIRVAIDPATQPGDLRRPGHIPPLRARPGGVLQRVGHTEASVDLARLAGFRPAGVICEILSDDGTMSRLPQLRELCDAHGLTLVSVAELVAYRLRTEQLVERLAEARLPTESGEWRVIGYRNAVDDAEHVALVHGDVEGKENVLVRMHSKCLTGDVFHSLRCDCGVQLHRAMAKIVAEGAGVIVYLDQEGRGIGLLNKIRAYALQDEGDDTVQANERLGFKPDQRDFGIGAQILRDLGLSTLRIMTNNPRKLVALDGYGLEIVGRVPLVADTTDENRAYLETKRDKLGHYLGES from the coding sequence ATGAGCCCCTTTGCGCCGATCGAGCAGGCCATTGCCGACCTCAAGGCCGGCAAGCTGATCGTGGTGGTCGACGACGAGGATCGCGAGAACGAAGGCGACTTCGTCTGCGCGGCGGAGACCATCACCCCCGAGCATATCAACTTCATGCTGCAGTACGGCCGCGGGTGGATCTGCCTGGCGCTCGATCCGGCCGACTGCGACCGACTGGCATTGACGCAGATGGTCGAGAACAACACCGAGTCGATGTCGACGGCCTTCACGGTGACGATCGACGCGGCGCGGCGCTTCGGCGTGACCACCGGCATCTCGGCCGCCGACCGGGCCACCACGATCCGCGTGGCGATCGATCCGGCCACGCAGCCGGGTGATCTCCGCCGTCCGGGCCACATTCCGCCGCTCCGGGCTCGGCCCGGCGGCGTGCTCCAGCGTGTCGGGCACACCGAGGCGAGTGTGGACCTCGCGCGGCTCGCCGGCTTCCGTCCGGCTGGCGTGATCTGCGAGATCCTCAGCGACGACGGCACGATGTCGCGGCTGCCACAGCTGCGCGAGCTCTGCGACGCGCATGGGCTCACGCTGGTCTCGGTCGCCGAACTGGTGGCGTACCGCCTGCGGACTGAGCAGCTCGTCGAGCGGCTTGCCGAGGCGCGGTTGCCGACGGAATCGGGGGAGTGGCGGGTCATCGGCTACCGCAATGCGGTGGATGACGCCGAGCACGTCGCGCTGGTGCATGGCGATGTCGAGGGGAAGGAGAATGTCCTGGTGCGGATGCACTCCAAGTGCCTGACCGGCGACGTCTTCCATTCGCTCCGCTGCGACTGCGGCGTGCAGCTGCACCGCGCGATGGCGAAGATCGTCGCCGAGGGGGCGGGGGTGATCGTCTACCTCGATCAGGAAGGGCGGGGAATCGGGCTGTTGAACAAGATCCGCGCCTATGCCCTGCAGGACGAGGGCGACGACACGGTGCAGGCCAACGAACGCCTCGGCTTCAAGCCGGACCAGCGCGACTTCGGCATTGGCGCGCAGATCCTCCGCGACCTGGGCCTCTCGACGTTGCGGATCATGACCAACAATCCCCGGAAGCTGGTCGCGCTCGACGGTTACGGGCTGGAGATCGTGGGGCGGGTTCCGCTGGTGGCGGACACGACCGACGAGAACCGCGCCTATCTCGAGACCAAGCGCGACAAGCTGGGCCATTATCTGGGAGAGAGCTGA
- the ribD gene encoding bifunctional diaminohydroxyphosphoribosylaminopyrimidine deaminase/5-amino-6-(5-phosphoribosylamino)uracil reductase RibD, giving the protein MTADAVVRPASSPDDRHWMRQAIELAERGWGRVHPNPLVGALVVQGDAVVGEGWHAEYGAAHAEAVALAEAGERARGATLYVSLEPCNHHGKQPPCVEGILAAGIARVVIASRDPNPVASGGLERLQAAGVRVDVGIEEAEERFLNARFHHSHSSSDRAWVAVKLAVSMDGCIADAAGSSRWLSGDAARGWVHHLRAGFGGIAVGAHTAIRDDALLTVRGDVTPRVAPMRVLFDRSGTLTGTERIFHDAASVPVLVVVGAEAAPERTTRLVDAGAMLLAAETLGEALTAMRLVGVDSLLVEGGGRLAGALLEADLVDRIYQVQCPLWLGDGIRAWQGLGQPAITTARRWRVNRYSMLSSEGDALLVLEP; this is encoded by the coding sequence ATGACCGCCGACGCCGTCGTGCGTCCCGCCTCGAGCCCGGATGATCGCCACTGGATGCGCCAGGCGATCGAGCTGGCCGAGCGCGGCTGGGGGCGGGTGCACCCAAACCCGCTGGTCGGCGCGCTGGTGGTGCAGGGTGATGCCGTCGTCGGCGAAGGATGGCACGCGGAGTACGGCGCGGCGCACGCCGAGGCGGTGGCGCTCGCCGAGGCAGGGGAGCGGGCACGCGGCGCCACGCTGTACGTCTCGTTGGAGCCGTGCAACCACCACGGCAAGCAGCCGCCCTGCGTTGAGGGCATCCTCGCGGCGGGGATCGCGCGGGTCGTCATCGCCTCGCGCGATCCGAATCCGGTGGCGTCTGGTGGCCTCGAGCGGTTGCAGGCCGCCGGTGTGCGAGTCGACGTGGGCATCGAGGAAGCCGAAGAGCGCTTCCTCAATGCTCGCTTCCATCATTCGCACTCGAGCAGCGACCGAGCGTGGGTGGCGGTGAAGCTCGCCGTCTCCATGGATGGCTGCATTGCCGATGCGGCGGGTTCGTCACGCTGGCTCTCCGGCGACGCGGCCCGTGGCTGGGTCCACCACCTGCGGGCTGGCTTCGGCGGCATCGCCGTGGGCGCGCACACCGCCATCCGCGACGATGCGCTCCTCACCGTCCGCGGGGACGTCACGCCGCGCGTGGCGCCGATGCGAGTCCTCTTCGACCGGAGCGGCACGCTGACCGGCACCGAGCGGATCTTTCACGATGCCGCCAGCGTACCCGTGTTGGTGGTCGTCGGCGCCGAGGCGGCTCCGGAACGGACGACGCGGCTGGTCGACGCCGGGGCGATGTTGCTGGCCGCGGAGACCCTCGGCGAGGCGCTCACGGCGATGCGGCTGGTGGGTGTCGATTCACTGCTGGTCGAGGGTGGGGGCCGGCTCGCTGGCGCGCTGCTTGAGGCCGACCTCGTCGACCGGATCTATCAGGTGCAGTGTCCGCTCTGGCTGGGCGATGGCATCCGCGCCTGGCAGGGGCTGGGGCAGCCGGCCATCACGACCGCCCGGCGGTGGCGCGTCAACCGTTACTCGATGTTGTCGAGCGAGGGCGATGCCCTCCTCGTGCTGGAGCCATAG